The following proteins are co-located in the Engraulis encrasicolus isolate BLACKSEA-1 chromosome 2, IST_EnEncr_1.0, whole genome shotgun sequence genome:
- the LOC134441573 gene encoding ATP-sensitive inward rectifier potassium channel 12-like, translated as MGTQRRYSLVLPGEGGIKMSTLGLHNGLGTPSRNLLSPGGSDIFGDRGGGESRQGRASSPYNGKIMTGGSNQLRNRFVKKNGQCNVMYANMEDAPRRYLADIFTTCVDIRWRYLMSIFCATFLISWFLFGIIFYLVSWSHGDFDEDHHQGMGVGFGPAVGPGHGAGAGAGHPGAMGRGTGAWKPCLLHVEGFVGALLFSMETQTTIGYGWRCVTEECPVSIVTVVIQSIVGCIIDSFMIGTIMAKMARPKKRNQTLMFSNNAVVAQRDGKLCLMWRVGNLRRSQLVEAHVRAQLIRPYITAEGEYIPLEQTDLNVGYDTGIDRLFLVSPLVIIHEIDEDSPLYGMSRADVESDDFEIVVILEGMVEATAMTTQCRSSYKSREIRWGHRFEPVIFEDGDSYRVDYGRFHNTYEIPSTPHCSAKELCEKAEKRSGSGSGSGASSSSTSPVPHVTHVPHVPQSAPPNLLLPHCPSVFCYENEVALGAEDEDEEVNQLMRDTVAADSGPRTPDRTSLHASTEFRPRMFHESLTKTPSSNTLCVLDMDNQMEFEAIPLDPVTYKNEPEM; from the exons ATGGGAACACAGCGAAG GTACAGTCTCGTGTTGCCAGGTGAGGGAGGGATAAAGATGTCGACTCTGGGTCTTCACAACGGCCTGGGCACCCCGAGCCGAAACCTGCTCTCGCCTGGGGGGTCTGACATCTTTGGAGACAGAGGAGGCGGTGAGAGCAGACAGGGTAGGGCATCCAGCCCTTATAACGGCAAGATCATGACCGGCGGGTCCAACCAACTGAGGAACCGCTTCGTGAAGAAGAACGGCCAGTGCAACGTGATGTACGCAAACATGGAGGACGCGCCCAGGCGCTACCTGGCCGACATCTTCACCACCTGCGTAGACATCCGCTGGAGATACCTGATGTCCATCTTCTGCGCCACCTTCCTCATATCGTGGTTCCTTTTCGGAATAATCTTCTACCTGGTGTCATGGTCCCATGGAGACTTTGACGAGGACCATCACCAAGGGATGGGCGTGGGCTTTGGTCCAGCGGTGGGGCCTGGTcatggtgctggggctggggctggccaCCCAGGGGCGATGGGGCGCGGGACAGGGGCGTGGAAGCCATGCCTTCTCCACGTGGAGGGCTTTGTCGGCGCCCTCCTCTTCTCCATGGAAACGCAGACGACGATCGGGTATGGCTGGCGCTGTGTGACGGAGGAGTGCCCGGTGTCCATCGTTACCGTGGTGATCCAGTCCATCGTGGGCTGCATCATTGACTCCTTCATGATCGGCACCATCATGGCCAAGATGGCGCGGCCCAAGAAGCGAAACCAGACGCTCATGTTCTCCAACAATGCCGTCGTCGCCCAGCGCGACGGCAAGCTGTGCCTGATGTGGCGCGTGGGCAACCTGCGGCGAAGCCAACTCGTGGAGGCGCACGTGCGCGCCCAGCTCATCCGACCGTACATCACCGCCGAGGGCGAGTACATCCCTCTGGAGCAGACGGACCTCAACGTGGGCTACGACACGGGCATCGACCGCCTCTTCCTAGTCTCGCCCCTGGTGATCATCCACGAGATCGACGAGGACAGCCCGCTGTACGGCATGAGCCGCGCCGACGTGGAGTCGGATGACTTCGAGATCGTGGTGATCCTGGAGGGCATGGTGGAGGCCACGGCCATGACCACGCAGTGCCGCAGCTCCTACAAGTCCCGCGAGATCCGCTGGGGCCACCGCTTCGAGCCCGTCATCTTCGAGGACGGGGACAGCTACCGCGTGGACTACGGCCGCTTCCACAACACCTACGAGATACCATCCACGCCGCACTGCAGCGCCAAGGAGCTCTGCGAGAAGGCGGAGAAGCGCTcaggttccggttccggttccggggCCTCGTCGAGTTCCACTTCCCCCGTGCCTCACGTGACCCACGTGCCCCACGTGCCCCAATCGGCTCCCCCGAACCTGCTGCTGCCACACTGCCCCAGCGTGTTCTGCTACGAGAACGAGGTGGCGCTCGGAgctgaggacgaggacgaggaggtcAATCAGCTGATGAGAGACACGGTCGCTGCGGACTCCGGGCCCCGGACTCCCGACAGGACTTCCTTACACGCCTCCACGGAGTTCCGCCCCAGGATGTTCCACGAGTCCCTCACCAAGACGCCCAGCAGCAACACGCTGTGTGTCTTAGACATGGACAACCAGATGGAGTTTGAGGCCATTCCTCTTGACCCTGTGACATACAAAAATGAAccggaaatgtaa